A genomic window from Candidatus Kouleothrix ribensis includes:
- a CDS encoding DUF5131 family protein, translating into MNKQLKIRDGKVVGRGIEWCDLTWNYMGGCEHRCAWDMPNGERAICYAKDVAMGVAQPFYPHGFEHHYTHPDRIDEPFRAKHPARIFVDSMSDMFGHWVPAADINLMCDAMDTAHWHTFLSLTKNAPRLLQMARFPKNLHVGVSAPPDHMWGHALSPQGKAKMLRKALYTLQQVRARGALTWLSAEPLSWDIAPILAEYPSAMEWIVIGAATNGAQRFMPDAQHLANLLAECDAQMIPVFFKGNLAGHPAASPWREFYPGYVPSPWNTAPSPSTLQPSGVGHAY; encoded by the coding sequence ATGAACAAACAGCTCAAAATCAGGGACGGGAAGGTCGTTGGCCGCGGCATCGAGTGGTGCGACCTCACCTGGAACTACATGGGCGGCTGCGAGCATCGCTGCGCATGGGACATGCCGAACGGCGAGCGCGCCATCTGCTACGCCAAGGATGTGGCCATGGGCGTGGCCCAGCCGTTCTACCCACACGGCTTCGAGCACCACTACACCCACCCCGATCGGATCGACGAGCCGTTCCGCGCCAAGCACCCCGCGCGCATCTTCGTGGACAGCATGTCGGATATGTTTGGCCACTGGGTTCCGGCTGCCGACATCAATCTGATGTGCGACGCGATGGATACGGCGCACTGGCACACGTTCCTCTCGCTCACCAAGAACGCACCGCGCCTGCTGCAGATGGCCAGGTTCCCCAAGAACCTGCACGTTGGCGTCAGCGCGCCGCCTGACCATATGTGGGGCCACGCGCTGAGCCCACAGGGCAAGGCGAAGATGCTGCGCAAGGCGCTGTACACCTTGCAGCAGGTGCGCGCACGCGGCGCGCTGACGTGGCTCTCGGCCGAACCGCTCTCCTGGGACATCGCGCCGATCCTGGCCGAGTACCCGAGCGCGATGGAGTGGATTGTCATCGGCGCGGCCACGAACGGCGCGCAGCGCTTCATGCCCGACGCGCAGCACCTGGCCAATCTGCTGGCCGAGTGCGATGCCCAAATGATCCCGGTGTTCTTCAAGGGCAATCTGGCCGGCCACCCGGCCGCCAGCCCGTGGCGCGAGTTCTACCCCGGCTACGTGCCGAGCCCCTGGAACACCGCGCCGAGTCCATCCACGTTGCAGCCAAGCGGGGTGGGCCATGCCTACTAA
- a CDS encoding terminase codes for MPITEADIERELERRQALASIDAELERRSMSAWPTFRGAAAQLHATFDTPSARQHELMLAGPSETGKTFAALFLLDRLMRHYPGAQATICRKLRATMDGSVLNTWRRVIAIRGGVRVHGGEKPEWYDYSNGSRVWIAGLDNPGKALSSERDFIYVNQAEDLTRDDWQTLTTRATGRGAIADWTMVFGDCNPGPPSHWIVNRRSLKLLESRHEDNPSLFNDDGTITPQGERTLAILDSLEGVLKERLRYGRWVVAEGAVYAFDRALHLIDRMPEGWQMWRNYRAIDFGYNNPFTCLWGATDRDGRLYIYRQLYMTERTVDQHAETIKRVERWYKTKDDFIDLAAEALARKQLEQFNAMYGLDEADYWMIDRRTRQPVPNPLREKIESSIADHDAEDRATLAMHRIITIPAKKDISPGIQAVQKRLRKAGDGRPRLFVLRGALVERDEALAAKYRPYSLEQEFDTYVWPKNDEGKPMKEAPVKLYDHALDPLRYLVMHLDRKGGSLIR; via the coding sequence ATGCCGATCACCGAAGCCGACATCGAACGCGAACTTGAACGCCGTCAAGCCCTGGCCTCGATTGATGCCGAGCTTGAACGGCGTTCGATGTCGGCATGGCCGACGTTCAGAGGCGCAGCCGCCCAGCTGCACGCCACGTTCGACACACCCAGCGCCCGGCAGCACGAACTGATGCTCGCTGGCCCGAGCGAAACGGGAAAGACCTTCGCCGCCCTGTTCCTGCTCGATCGCCTGATGCGGCACTACCCCGGCGCGCAGGCCACGATCTGCCGGAAGCTGCGCGCGACCATGGACGGCAGCGTGCTCAACACCTGGCGCCGGGTGATCGCCATTCGCGGCGGGGTGCGCGTGCATGGCGGCGAGAAGCCCGAGTGGTACGACTACTCGAACGGCTCGCGAGTCTGGATCGCCGGCCTCGACAACCCTGGCAAGGCACTCTCTTCCGAGCGCGACTTCATCTATGTCAACCAGGCCGAGGATCTGACCCGCGACGACTGGCAGACTCTCACCACGCGCGCCACTGGCCGCGGCGCCATCGCCGATTGGACAATGGTCTTCGGCGACTGCAACCCAGGCCCGCCATCGCACTGGATCGTGAACCGGCGCTCGCTCAAGCTCCTGGAGAGCCGACACGAGGATAACCCCTCGCTGTTCAACGACGACGGCACCATCACCCCCCAGGGCGAGCGCACGCTTGCGATTCTGGACTCGCTCGAGGGCGTGCTGAAAGAGCGCCTGCGTTACGGGCGGTGGGTCGTCGCCGAGGGCGCGGTCTATGCGTTCGATCGCGCGCTACACCTGATCGACCGCATGCCGGAAGGCTGGCAGATGTGGCGGAACTACCGCGCGATCGACTTCGGCTACAACAACCCATTTACCTGCCTGTGGGGGGCAACCGACCGCGACGGCCGGCTGTACATCTATCGGCAGCTCTATATGACCGAGCGCACGGTTGACCAGCACGCCGAGACGATCAAGCGCGTTGAGCGCTGGTACAAGACCAAGGACGACTTTATCGATCTCGCGGCCGAGGCGCTGGCGCGCAAGCAGCTCGAGCAGTTCAACGCGATGTATGGCCTCGACGAGGCCGACTATTGGATGATCGATCGCCGCACCCGCCAGCCCGTGCCGAACCCACTGCGCGAGAAGATCGAGAGCTCGATCGCCGACCATGATGCGGAAGACCGCGCCACCCTGGCCATGCACCGCATCATCACCATCCCCGCCAAGAAGGACATTAGCCCCGGCATTCAGGCCGTGCAGAAGCGCCTGCGCAAGGCCGGCGACGGCCGGCCGCGCCTCTTCGTGCTGCGCGGCGCCCTCGTCGAGCGCGATGAGGCATTGGCCGCAAAGTACCGCCCCTACAGCCTCGAACAAGAGTTTGATACCTACGTCTGGCCCAAGAACGACGAGGGCAAGCCCATGAAGGAAGCCCCCGTCAAGCTCTATGACCACGCCCTCGACCCCCTGCGCTACCTGGTGATGCACCTTGACCGCAAGGGCGGCAGCCTCATTCGCTAG